The following DNA comes from Methanosarcina vacuolata Z-761.
ATGTTCGTATTATTTGCTTTTGCAAACGTTCTTAATTTTATTAAATATTTTACTGATCCTTTGTACTTGTTAACTCAAATGATCACTGTTATGCTCTATTATTACGCGGCTATGATAGCTTTAAAGACCTTATCGACTTGTAAAAAAGTTAGGGATATAAATAAGCAAACCACTCTCATAAATGAAGAAATAAAAAAGCAGAAATCAAATTAGGTAACTGACTTTCCGCAGATGTTCATTCAATTTTCACAATTTTTCTTGCTATCGTTTTTTCTGAAAATTACCCTGCTTATTCAAGCTTCATTGAAAGATTCTAACCTCTATTTCCGGAAGTTTCAGTTGAGATAATAATTGTAAATTATTGAACAAATGCACAAAAACGATAGCCGAAAAAATGTTCTTTTTTTCAAGACATCTGCGGAAGGTCGGTTTCAGGTTCCTTGTGGATCTGGCAGTTATCAGCCTTATTGAAAGTGGAGCTATGGAAAGTAAGGATTTCATAAGGACAGAAAATTACAATCTGAGGCTTAAACCTACAGGAGCCAGGAAGATTGTTAATGAGTTTTCTAATATGCTGAACAAAAAAGTAAGTTACTAGGGAAAAGAAAGCATCTGGAGTTATGTTATTTTTCTGAAGGTAAGAGAATTAGCCCATTATCTTACAAGCAAAAAGGAAAAATTAGACTTTGTTAAGCCTGGATATGAAATTGAGAGAATTGATTCTTCTGAAATAAGGCAAAAAATCCTCAATATTTCTTATGTTGATTGGAAGAAATTAGGGTTTTCTAAAGGTACTTTACATTACATGAAGCAGAATGCCAAGTCAGATAAACCCTTTACTCTTAATGTTCATGTACTGGAAAGAGTGAATAAGTGGGAGGCATTGGTTTCAAGTCAAAAGTAAAAAGGTGTATACTTTTACTGTAAAATGTAAAAATGTAAATTTTACAGTAGAATAGTAAAACGGCATCAAGAGCAATTGTAAATTTTACAGTAAAATAGTAAAACGGTATTATGAGCAATTGTAAATTTTACAGTAAATGAGCTGATCCCAAAACTCAAAATAACCTATTAGAATCTTGATTCTGAAGTAGTTAACCGAGATGCTGACAAGAAGATAACTTCTGAGAACTTTTATGTATTTGAGATTAAAAAAGGGTTTTGGGATGATCTCTATAATTAATCCGTTAAGTAGATGGATTGAAATTTATTTTATGATTTTTACTCCAATCTTCTTTTAAAAAAATGATTCATTTTATTGTCAAAATGTGTAGTTGATACCAGTTCCCATCCATCTTTTCCTAGTTCTTCCATGACACTTATTGTGGATCTATTTTCTAATTCGATATCTTTTCCATTTGTGAATGAAAGGAAACAGTAGTGTCCTTGTGAAGTCTGTACTGTTTCGTAAACACAATATTCGTATTTTGTCATAATGCATCGCCGTATGATTATATAAAGTGAAGACTTCTTAACTTTATCTGTTATTTATTAGGGCTATTTTTGTATATATTACGTAGAACAATATATAGAATAAAGTTTCGAAAAAATATCCATCCTATCCTCAAATGTTTGCCGGTTTTGCGGAGGAACCCGGTATTCAATTTAAACCCTGTTTGACTAAAATAGCTGGGAACAATTTTATGTATATACCCTCCTTTTTTAATCCACGTTGCAAATTAAGGGAGAGGTTGGAGATATGGAAAGGATAATTAAAAAATACGAATCCGAAACCTTCCCAAATTAAAATCAATTATTTTTCATGATTATCTAACAATAACCTAACAAATTAATTATACTAGATTCTCATTCTTCCATACATGGCAATTCCTGATTTTCAAACAATAATGCTTCCTTTATTGATACGCTTAAAAGACAAACAAACTTATAAAATTAGTGAATTAATTGAAATATTAGCTGATGAATTTAAGCTTACCGACGAAGAAAAAGAGATGATGTTTGAAAGTGGAAATAGTAAAATATTTAGGAATCGTGTAAGGTGGGCACGGCTTTATTTGAAAAAAGCTGATTTGATAAATGATCTGACTTTCCGCAGATGTCCATTCAATTTTCACAATTTTTTTTGCTATCGTTTTTTCTGGAAATTACCCTGCTTATTTAAGCTTCATTGAAAGATTCTAACCTCTATTTCCGGAAGTTTCAGTTGAGATAATAATTGTAAATTATTGAACAAATGCACAAAAACGATAGCCGAAAAAATGTTCTTTTTTTCAAGACATCTGCGGAAGGTCGGATGATCCAAAAAGAGGTTATTTAGTAATTACAGAACGGGGCTTAGAGGCTCTAAAATCAAACCTTAAAAAAATAGATCTTCGTTTTCTTGAACAGTATCCTGAATTTATAGAGTTTAAATATCCTAGTAAAGATAAAGAGGAAACTGTGACTAAAGTTTCTTATTCTGAAGATGAAAACGTTGATGAGAAAACCCCTGATGAGTTAATAGAGGAAGGCTTTTCCCTTATAAGAAAAAGTTTGGCACAAGACTTATTATCGCGATTAAAAGAAAATTCGCCTCATTTTTTTGAAAATGCCATATTACTTTTATTAGAAGCAATGGATTATGGTAAAGGAAAAGTAACAGGAAAAACGGGGGATGACGGAATAGATGGAATAATTCATCAAGATAAACTAGGCTTAGAAACTATTATCTTTCAAGCAAAAAGATATGCAGAAGATAATACAGTTGGATCCTCTATGTTAAGAGATTTTATAGGAGCTTTAGATTTAAAAGGTGTTACAAAAGGTGTCTTTATAACTACATCAAAATTTTGACCAAACGCCAAGGATTCTGCTTCTAAATGCCGCAAGAATATTAGGTTGATAGATGGGAGTGAATTTGTTCAATTGATGATAGATTATAACATAGGGGTTAGTACTTACAAGACGTATAATCTCAAAAAGTTGGACTCTGACTTTTTTATAGAGTTTGACGAATAACCCTCATTTTTTGTAGATAGTTCTTTTGTTATGTTGTCGATTTAGGAATTTGTACTCAGAGTAGCGTACAAAAAAATCGACTTTTTTATTAAAAATTCATTATAAAAAATAAGTCTATTTTTTGATTAGGGCAACTTTTTAAAATGAATCGGTTGTGCAGATTTCTTACACATGCGTTGCGTTTTTTCAAGTTACCTATATCCCACATTAGATATGCGAGGGGTGGGATTTGAACCCACGAAATCCTTCGATACCGGATCTTAAGTCCGGCGCCTTTGACCGGGCTGGGCAACCCTCGCTCTTTGAAGAAAAGCAAGTTTATTTGAGCCGCAGAAATTCGTCATGCGGACATGCTTTAAATAAAGTTAAATTATTTAAAGTTTATTCTTTAGCTCATGGAAATTACATTTCTTGGCACTGGAGTTGCAATCCCTCAAAAAAATAGGGTACAGTCCGGAATACTTGTAAGGTTAGACGAAAAGCCATTGCTTATCGATTGCGGAAGCGGCGTATTGAACAGGTTTCCTGAGGCTGGGGTTTCCCACACTGATGTGGATACAGTGTTGCTTTCTCACCTCCACCTTGACCACGTAGCTGACCTGCACCCTCTCATAAAGGCAAACTGGCTCCGCGGAAACACGAGTATGAAGGTCTACGGGCCTGAAGGAACCGAAGAATGGTTTTCAAAAGTGATTGACGCTTATGAATATCTCCAGGAAGAAGTGGACGTAGACGTTATTGAGCTCGCCCCCGGAAAAGAATTTACTCCCGAAGGATTCGATTGTGAGATCAGTTGCACGGCAGCCGCGCACAGCGTTCCGACTCTGGCTTACCGCGTGACTGGAGAAGACGGGGAATTCGTTTACTCCGCAGACACCGAGCCCTCAAGAGATGTAATGGACCTTGCATCCGAGGCCGATCTCCTGATCCACGAGTGCTCGTTTCCATCGGACATGAAAGTCACAAACCATACAACTCCCAGCTCACTTGCCGACATCCTGGAAGAGTATAATAATGAAATCGGAAGCATCTGCCTTACACATTTCTATCCGGAAATGCGGGGACACGAAAGAGAAGCAGTGCACCGCCTGAAAGGATATTTTGAAGGAAATGTGATTCTTGCCGAAGACCTCATGAAACTTGAATTATGATAAGCACGAAGAGAGATGTGAAGTATAGAATAATCCATGAGGTACAAAGTGAAATCTCATCTGTAAACAAAGGCTATACTGTTAAAAGGAGAGGCAATCCGAACAATAGTAAATCCTTCGGCAATCCTCGAATTTTACTCTTCATCCCTCCTCTTAAAAGAAGCTAAACTCAGAATTGGGTAGTGGGGGTGAGTCATCGACTAAATCTGAAAAAACAAGCTCACACTCCATGTTTGAAATAAATATGGAGAGATTTGGAGGCTCTTGGTTTTCAATAACTCACCCCCACGACCCAGAATTGTTATTCTTGACTTATACATTTCTGGATTTACTTATCAAATCATCCGACTGCATCCTGTCAGGTGAGTATGCAGCTCTATGATTAAATATCAGAAAAACAGATCACTTTCATACAGAAAAAGCTCTGAAATACCGCCTGTATGCGTTTAGTCTGTATATATTTATCATGTATGAAATCCCAGCTGCACACATCTATCGTATCTGAAATATGATTCTCATGCATCTATTATCTCCAAAACATCTCCAAAACACCTCCAAAACATATCCGAAACACAAATCTATACTTTTATCACTGGTGATTATCATGGCAAGAATACTCTCAGAAACGGACATTGGCATTCTGAAAACCGTTGCTCCAGAGTGCGAGGGGTATCTCTGTTCAGGCTCGGGAATGGCTTATCGTTCCATACTCCCTCCGCTGGCAAACCACTATGCAAAAGATGCTCAGGATTTCCTGCGGCGAATAAAACTACTATCTCGATATGACCTTGAATATCTTGTCAGGCTAATCTTATCAGGAGAAGAAAGCCTTGGCTGCGTACCGCTCGAGTATATCGAGCTTTTCATAGAAAATGTCTCAGAAAGGCTGGGTGAGGAAATGGCGACTCAGGTGAGGGATTCCTATAACCGTTCAGAATGCCCGGATTAAATTTTTATTAGTTAAGGTAAAAATGTAAAAAATTAAGATATTGTAAAAAGTAACAGTCTCAACTCTACACAACCCTGCTCAAACTCTCCCATATTTATCTTCAAGTCTTTCAATATCGTCTTCTCCTATATAGTCTCCCTGTGCGATCTCAATGAAAACAAGGTTTTGACTGCCTATATTCTTAATTCGATGAACCTTATTCACCGGAAGATCGACTGAATCTCCGGGAAGAACCCTAATTTCACTTCCGTTTTTGGTTACAAGTCCCTCTCCACTGATTACGTACCAGTGCTCGCTTCTATGAGAATGGCGCTGGAGTGAAATTTCACCCTGGGGAAAAACAGTAAGGCTTTTGACTTTATATCCAGGCTTATGCATAAACACCTCATAAAAACCCCAGGGCCTTTCTTCTTCACGTTTACACTTTTCCAGAATAGTTTCATACACCTTAATGTAATCATCTACCATTCTATCAACCGAAAAGCGTTTTTCCACATTTTCTCTGCATTTTTTACGGGATATGGATCCAAGTTTTTGCACAGCCTCGGCTGCCTCATCAACACTATTGACAAGAAATCCAGTCTCTCCATCCCGGATAAGTTCAGGCATTGCCCCCCTGTTTATCGCAATTACCGGTGTCCCGCTGGCCATAGCTTCAACTATGCCAATTCCGAAAGCCTCTTCATAATTAATCATATGCAGTAAAGCATAGGCATTTGACAGAAGTTCCTTCTTAAACTCAGGGTCAACATGCCCTTCATAAATAATCTGTTCATTATCCAGATAAGGCTGGACTTCTTTTTCAAAATAAGCCTGATCTGCAATGAAACCAGCAATTCTAAGTCTTCTGCCAGTTTTTTTTGCGACCTCTATTGCTTCCCTTACGCCTTTATCTTTATGCAAGCGCGATAAAAAAAGTAGATAATCCTGGGGTTTCTCATTGAAGTAAAAGCTTTCTATGTCAATTCCGTGACGAACCGTTGCTATATAGTCCAGGTCATTGCATCGGTAGGCATCACTTATGGATACGTAAAAAGTTCTATTATTGTACTTTTTATATACAGGCAAAATTTTCCGTGAAGAAATGCCGTGGATTGTTGTTACAACAGGCGTGTCCACAAGTGTACTGTAGGTCAGAGGAAGATAATCGAAGTGATTATGGATTATATCGAATTCCTTTGCTCTCTCGAAAACTTCTGATATATGCAGGCCTTCATACACTTTTCGGATCATATCCTTGTCTTCTTCATAAGGTCTCGGGCATACAGCATGAAGCTTCGCTGCAGTGTGAGAATCTGCTGTGGCAAATAATGTAACGTCAATACCTCTTTTTACAAGTCCTTCAGTTAATAAAGATACAATAGATTCCCATGGACCATATTTTTTAGGCGGCGTGCTCCAGGCAATCGGAGACAACATTGCAATTCTTATATTAATACCCCCAAAACCACTCCATATTCCCCTAATTTAATCCTTGTTTTTAATTTTACTGTTTAATTGTTGATTTTTGATTTTTGATTTTTGATTTTTGATTTTTGATTTTTGATTTTTGATTTTTGATTTTTGATCTTTATATTTTGATTTTTGATTTTCATACCCTATTTTTTATTTATCTCATTTCAATTTTGAATAGCCTCTTTTCGGGTCAGTGGAACTTTCTATATCTTCTTCAAACCACCGGCAATACTCATCAGGGCACTGTTTCTCAGGACACTGGTGAATATATCTCAGGACATCTTGCACTTTTGCGATAGCTAACGATACGGAAGTATCCGCACTCCCGTAATAAATACGAATTTCATCGCCAACAAGTACCCATCCGCAGGGGAAAACAACGTCATTGACGTCTCCACTGCGTTCGTACATTTCACGAGGCCCGAAAACCCAGCCTTCAGATCTGTGGAGCACTTTCCTGGGGTCATCAGGGTCAAGAAGGGCAAGTCCAAGCCGGTAACTTGCCTTAGCTGTTGTCTGGCGTACTCCGTGGTACATAATTAACCATCCGTCAGATACACGGATTGGCTGTGGGGACAGGCCTATTTTGTTCGCGTCCCACCACCCACCTTCTCTGGCATATAGAAGAACCTCATGTTCTCCCCAGTATTTCATATCAGGCGAAAAGGAAATCCAGATATTTGCTTTTGCACCCGCAATGTTGGATACAGGTCTGTGTAACATTGCCCATCTGCCATT
Coding sequences within:
- a CDS encoding CRISPR-associated endonuclease Cas1, whose translation is MNKCTKTIAEKMFFFSRHLRKVGFRFLVDLAVISLIESGAMESKDFIRTENYNLRLKPTGARKIVNEFSNMLNKKVSY
- a CDS encoding DUF4177 domain-containing protein, whose amino-acid sequence is MTKYEYCVYETVQTSQGHYCFLSFTNGKDIELENRSTISVMEELGKDGWELVSTTHFDNKMNHFFKRRLE
- a CDS encoding winged helix-turn-helix domain-containing protein; amino-acid sequence: MAIPDFQTIMLPLLIRLKDKQTYKISELIEILADEFKLTDEEKEMMFESGNSKIFRNRVRWARLYLKKADLINDLTFRRCPFNFHNFFCYRFFWKLPCLFKLH
- a CDS encoding restriction endonuclease; translated protein: MTKVSYSEDENVDEKTPDELIEEGFSLIRKSLAQDLLSRLKENSPHFFENAILLLLEAMDYGKGKVTGKTGDDGIDGIIHQDKLGLETIIFQAKRYAEDNTVGSSMLRDFIGALDLKGVTKGVFITTSKF
- a CDS encoding MBL fold metallo-hydrolase, which produces MEITFLGTGVAIPQKNRVQSGILVRLDEKPLLIDCGSGVLNRFPEAGVSHTDVDTVLLSHLHLDHVADLHPLIKANWLRGNTSMKVYGPEGTEEWFSKVIDAYEYLQEEVDVDVIELAPGKEFTPEGFDCEISCTAAAHSVPTLAYRVTGEDGEFVYSADTEPSRDVMDLASEADLLIHECSFPSDMKVTNHTTPSSLADILEEYNNEIGSICLTHFYPEMRGHEREAVHRLKGYFEGNVILAEDLMKLEL
- a CDS encoding glycosyltransferase → MLSPIAWSTPPKKYGPWESIVSLLTEGLVKRGIDVTLFATADSHTAAKLHAVCPRPYEEDKDMIRKVYEGLHISEVFERAKEFDIIHNHFDYLPLTYSTLVDTPVVTTIHGISSRKILPVYKKYNNRTFYVSISDAYRCNDLDYIATVRHGIDIESFYFNEKPQDYLLFLSRLHKDKGVREAIEVAKKTGRRLRIAGFIADQAYFEKEVQPYLDNEQIIYEGHVDPEFKKELLSNAYALLHMINYEEAFGIGIVEAMASGTPVIAINRGAMPELIRDGETGFLVNSVDEAAEAVQKLGSISRKKCRENVEKRFSVDRMVDDYIKVYETILEKCKREEERPWGFYEVFMHKPGYKVKSLTVFPQGEISLQRHSHRSEHWYVISGEGLVTKNGSEIRVLPGDSVDLPVNKVHRIKNIGSQNLVFIEIAQGDYIGEDDIERLEDKYGRV
- a CDS encoding glycoside hydrolase family 130 protein — translated: MIWKDHGELFVRYDRNPILTVDDWPYRAHSVFNPAAAIVDGTTLLLVRVEDHRGFSHFTIARSKNGIYGWEIDPEPTFAPDPVSYPEEIYGIEDPRITYIDEMEKWAVAYTAFSDSGPLTALAFTEDFRNFDRMGATLPPENKDAAVFPVRFNGRWAMLHRPVSNIAGAKANIWISFSPDMKYWGEHEVLLYAREGGWWDANKIGLSPQPIRVSDGWLIMYHGVRQTTAKASYRLGLALLDPDDPRKVLHRSEGWVFGPREMYERSGDVNDVVFPCGWVLVGDEIRIYYGSADTSVSLAIAKVQDVLRYIHQCPEKQCPDEYCRWFEEDIESSTDPKRGYSKLK